A stretch of the Capsicum annuum cultivar UCD-10X-F1 chromosome 8, UCD10Xv1.1, whole genome shotgun sequence genome encodes the following:
- the LOC107845802 gene encoding iron-sulfur cluster co-chaperone protein HscB homolog isoform X2, with product MWMRKLRILTPFSQKLLFTKRETITISSSYCKPEFDFHTVEQFFPQYIRRVNFRGNNLGFCGRSLFSCEAAQRNSCWNCCNAKAFLVCTDCGCVQPVDHSVDYFKIFGLEKKYGIEGENLERTYKDWQRKLHPDLVHTKSQKEREYAAEQSARVIDAYRTLTDPLSRAIYILKLEDVHVDEEEKIDDVELLTEMLEIRETVDEAADSQALKQIQEQIQGKFEQSSISFADALQSRKYIEALAAIRRMTYYKRANEEIVKKL from the exons ATGTGGATGAGAAAGTTGAGAATTTTAACACCCTTTTCACAAAAACTATTATTTACAAAAAGGGAAACAATaacaatttcttcttcttattgtaAACCCGAATTTGATTTTCATACAGTAGAGCAATTTTTTCCACAATATATAAGAAGGGTTAATTTTCGTGGAAATAATTTGGGTTTTTGTGGAAGGTCCCTTTTTAGTTGTGAAGCTGCTCAAAGAAATTCTTGTTGGAATTGTTGTAATGCAAAGGCTTTTCTTGTTTGTACTGATTGTGGATGTGTTCAACCTGTGGATCATTCTGTTGATTATTTCAAGATTTTTGGATT GGAAAAGAAATATGGAATTGAGGGGGAGAATCTAGAGCGCACGTATAAAGACTGGCAGAGGAAGCTGCATCCAGACTTGGTTCATACCAAATCTCAG AAAGAAAGGGAGTATGCTGCTGAACAATCTGCTCGTGTCATTGATGCGTATCGTACACTAACTGACCCATTGTCAAGGGCAATATACATT CTGAAGTTGGAAGATGTGCATGTGGATGAAGAGGAAAAGATTGATGATGTGGAGCTGCTGACCGAG ATGCTGGAAATCAGGGAAACTGTTGATGAAGCTGCTGACTCACAGGCACTTAAACAGATTCAGGAGCAG ATACAAGGAAAGTTCGAACAATCATCCATCTCTTTTGCAGATGCCTTACAAAGTAGAAAATATATAGAAGCTTTGGCTGCGATCCGAAGGATGACTTACTACAAGCGTGCAAATGAAGAGATAGTGAAAAAGCTCTAG
- the LOC107845802 gene encoding iron-sulfur cluster co-chaperone protein HscB homolog isoform X1: MWMRKLRILTPFSQKLLFTKRETITISSSYCKPEFDFHTVEQFFPQYIRRVNFRGNNLGFCGRSLFSCEAAQRNSCWNCCNAKAFLVCTDCGCVQPVDHSVDYFKIFGLEKKYGIEGENLERTYKDWQRKLHPDLVHTKSQKEREYAAEQSARVIDAYRTLTDPLSRAIYILKLEDVHVDEEEKIDDVELLTEMLEIRETVDEAADSQALKQIQEQCGVWTSGQIPIQGKFEQSSISFADALQSRKYIEALAAIRRMTYYKRANEEIVKKL; encoded by the exons ATGTGGATGAGAAAGTTGAGAATTTTAACACCCTTTTCACAAAAACTATTATTTACAAAAAGGGAAACAATaacaatttcttcttcttattgtaAACCCGAATTTGATTTTCATACAGTAGAGCAATTTTTTCCACAATATATAAGAAGGGTTAATTTTCGTGGAAATAATTTGGGTTTTTGTGGAAGGTCCCTTTTTAGTTGTGAAGCTGCTCAAAGAAATTCTTGTTGGAATTGTTGTAATGCAAAGGCTTTTCTTGTTTGTACTGATTGTGGATGTGTTCAACCTGTGGATCATTCTGTTGATTATTTCAAGATTTTTGGATT GGAAAAGAAATATGGAATTGAGGGGGAGAATCTAGAGCGCACGTATAAAGACTGGCAGAGGAAGCTGCATCCAGACTTGGTTCATACCAAATCTCAG AAAGAAAGGGAGTATGCTGCTGAACAATCTGCTCGTGTCATTGATGCGTATCGTACACTAACTGACCCATTGTCAAGGGCAATATACATT CTGAAGTTGGAAGATGTGCATGTGGATGAAGAGGAAAAGATTGATGATGTGGAGCTGCTGACCGAG ATGCTGGAAATCAGGGAAACTGTTGATGAAGCTGCTGACTCACAGGCACTTAAACAGATTCAGGAGCAG TGCGGGGTTTGGACGAGTGGGCAAATTCCG ATACAAGGAAAGTTCGAACAATCATCCATCTCTTTTGCAGATGCCTTACAAAGTAGAAAATATATAGAAGCTTTGGCTGCGATCCGAAGGATGACTTACTACAAGCGTGCAAATGAAGAGATAGTGAAAAAGCTCTAG